The Lampris incognitus isolate fLamInc1 chromosome 17, fLamInc1.hap2, whole genome shotgun sequence genome contains a region encoding:
- the tmem204 gene encoding transmembrane protein 204: MAARRLVAAAVTVALLSLVLNNVAAFTPSWVLQALEDGRKRSVGLWRMCPTSGDRARDEPPAGKRGQVTQRQCEGLGWGSDYAGYQESRSTVKLQFDMMRACNLMATVALTAGQLIFLLGLMELPFITQDSQWWEEAIAALFQLASFVLVIGLVTFYRIGPYTHLSYSCYVDIAACLLATLAAAMLIWNILHRRDDCLAPRVIVISRALTSPFHPRLDNDYVESPC; encoded by the exons ATGGCCGCACGGAGGCTGGTGGCAGCCGCGGTGACAGTGGCCCTGCTGTCTCTCGTCCTGAACAATGTGGCCGCCTTCACCCCCAGCTGGGTGCTCCAGGCGCTAGAGGATGGACGCAAGCGCAGTGTGGGGCTGTGGAGGATGTGCCCAACCAGTGGGGATAGGGCCCGCGACGAACCCCCGGCAGGGAAGAGAGGGCAGGTGACGCAGAGGCAGTGTGAGGGCTTGGGATGGGGCTCGGACTACGCAGGCTACCAGGAGTCCCGCAGCACCGTTAAAC TGCAGTTTGACATGATGAGAGCCTGCAACCTCATGGCCACCGTGGCCCTGACAGCCGGCCAGCTGATCTTCCTGCTGGGCCTGATGGAGCTGCCCTTCATCACTCAGGACTCCCAGTGGTGGGAGGAAGCCATCGCTGCTCTCTTCCAGCTAGCCA GTTTCGTGCTGGTTATCGGCCTGGTGACCTTCTACAGGATTGGGCCTTACACACACCTGTCCTACTCCTGCTACGTGGACATAGCTGCCTGCCTCCTGGCCACATTGGCCGCTGCCATGCTCATCTGGAATATTTTACATCGCCGTGACGACTGCCTCGCACCGAGGGTCATCGTCATAAGCCGAGCACTGACGTCACCCTTCCACCCGCGCCTTGACAATGACTACGTGGAGTCACCCTGCTGA